The Planctellipticum variicoloris DNA window CGAAGTCGCCAGTCGGGTCGCCTCGATCGATTTCGTCCCCCGCCAGGTGGAACTGCAGGTCGTGGGACCCAACCGCCGGTCGGTCGGTCAGCGGGCCGAATTCAACGTTCGCGTGGCCAACCTCACCAGTCAGCCGCTGGAGAGCGTGAAGGTGCGGATGCGGTTCGACTCGCCGTTGACGGTCAAGGAGCTGACGCTCGGCGGTCGCCGGTCGGAAGGAGAAATCGAATGGACCGTCGGCGATCTGCGTCCCGGCGAGAGCATCGAGATCCAGGCGGAGTTCGATTGCAAGATTGCGACGTCGGAGGCGTGCGTGAACGTGTTCCTCTCCAGCGAAGAGGTGCTGTCCGAAGAGCGCGAAGTCTGCCTGCGGATCGATCCCGCGGTCGCAGATCTGCAGGTGAACCTGTCGGACGAGTCGGACCCGGTGCGGCAGGGGGAAACATTCCTGGTGAACGTGACGGCCCGCAACGGCGGTCTGCAGCCGCTGACCGACATCCGCGCCACGCTGCAGTTGCCGACGGGGATGCAGTTCGAGGGTCTGGAGGTGGTCGTCGGCAGCCGGCAGATCGCGCTGCCATTCGAAGTCCGCGAGGGCCGGGTGAACGTGGCCCCGGTGGCGATGCTGGTGTCGGGCGAGACGGCCCGCTACCAGTACGTGCTGCGGGCGAGCAAGCCGGGCGTTCATACGCTGAGGGCTTACGCCCGACATGCGGGGAGCCGGCAGATTATCGATCTGACGGAGCCGGTGAATGTGGCGCCGTGAGCGGCGGCGTTGAGGGTTGAGCTTTGAGTCGGAAACAGAAGCGGGCGGCCTGTTGGTCGCCCGCTTGTATTGTTGGTGTCGGAGGGCGGACGATGCGGTGCGGGCCTGTTGCTGACGGCGTTGCCGGGCTCCGATGGCCATGCCGATGCTGGCGAAATCGGCAAGCGCGAGGGCGAGGGCGGCGGGTTCGTTCGAAAAGCGGAGCGTCGAGGGCGTCGTGGACCGTGGACGGCCATAGCGGCCATCTCGCTCTCTGCGAGCGGTCGCGATATGCTGGAGTGTTCCAGTCGATGGGTCCTAGCTGTGGAAGGTTTGTCGGCGGGTCTTGCTGGTCCGTGGATTCCGGTCTCCGTTCGGAGAGGCTTCGCGTTTGGAAACTCCCGAGCTTGGCATCTGTGAAGACCTGGCGGGCCTCTTTCGCGGCGAGATTCGCGACGATCCGCTCGGTCGGGCGATCTATGCGAGCGACGCGAGCCTGTATCAGGTGACGCCGCAGGCGGTGTGCTGTCCGCAGGACGCCGACGACCTGGCGGTGCTGGTGAAGTACGCCCGCGAGGAGCGGCTGCCGTTGTTTGCGCGCGGGGCGGGTTCCGGCCTGGCGGGGGAGTCGCTGGGGCGGGGGCTGATCGTCGATTTCTCGCGTCATATGCACGAGGTGCTGTCGTTCGGCGAGCAGACGGTGCGCGTGCAGCCGGGAGTGGTGCTGGAGGGGCTCAATGAACGGCTGCGTCCGCTGGGGCGGTACTTTCCGCCGGACCCTTCGGGTTCCGCGGTCACGACGATCGGCGGGATGCTGGGGGTCGACGCCGCCGGTTCGCATTCGATTCGCGTCGGTTCGACGCGCGATCACGTGCAGAGTCTGGAAGTCGTGCTGGCGTCGGGGGTGAGATTCGAGGCGGGGGTCGAGTCCGTCCCTGGGGGGCTGACGGAGCTGAACGAAGAGTTTGAAAACCGTCCGGAGGCCGTGCGCGGGTGGCTGCTGTCGCGGCTGTCGCATCTGCTGGCGGCCAATGCGGAGATGATCCAGGAACGGCAGCCTGCGCGGCAGTTTCGAAATCGGAGCGGGTACTTTCTGCGCGGCGTGCTCTCCGATGGAACGATCAATCTGCCGCGGCTGCTGGTGGGATCGGAAGGGACGCTGGGGCTGATCACCGCGGCGACGCTGCATACGTCGCCGCTGCCGGCCTGTCGGGGGGTGATTCTGCTGCTGTATCCTTCCGTCGACAGCGCGGCGGAGGCGGTGCGGCATCTGGTTCGCGAAGAGCCGAGCGCCTGCGATCTGCTGGATCGGCGGATTCTGACGCTGGCGTGCGAAATCGACGAGCAACTGGCCCGGACGGTTCCACCGTCGACGGAGGCGGCGCTGATTGTCGAACAGACCGGCGGAAACGAGGAGGATGTGTTGCGCCGCCTGGAGCGGCTGGTTGCGGCGCAGCAGGAAATTGCGGCGCCCGGGCAACTGGTCTGGCGGGCGGTGGGCGACCGGGAGGTCGAGCGATTGTGGGGCATTGCTCATCGGGTTGTGCCGTTGCTGAACCGGCTGCGCGGGGAAACGCGGCCGCTGCCGTTTGTGGAAGACATCGCCGTCCCCCCGGAGTCGCTGCAGGAGTTTCTGCATCGGGCTCAGCGGGTGTTGCACCGGCACCAGGCGGTGGCGTCGCTCTACGCGCATGCGGCGGCCGGGCAGGTCCATTTGCGTCCGTTTCTGGCGAATCCGACGCCGGCGAGTGCTTCGAAGCTGGAGGAACTGGCGCGTGACCTTTATGAGGCGGCGCTGGCGCTGGGGGGATCGCTCAGCGGGGAGCATGGACTGGGGCTGGCGCGAACGGCGTTTCTGCGGTCGCAGTACGGTCCGCTGTATCGCGTTTTCGAGCAGATCAAGCGGCTGTTCGATCCCGAGAACCTGCTCAACCCCGGTAAGGTGATCAGCGACGATCCCCACTTGACGGTGCGTCATTTCCGTCCGGCGGAGGAGCCGCAGTTGCCGCTGCACCAGGTTCAGCTCGAATGGTCGCCTGTCGAACTCAAGGAGCAGGCGGCGCGCTGCAATGGCTGCGGCGCATGCAGGACGCAAGGGCCGGAAGGGCGGATGTGTCCGTTCTTCCGGACCGAACCGGACGAAGAGCGATCGCCGCGGGCGAAGGCGAATGTCATGCGGTGGCTGGCGGACGGGACGCTGCCGGCGACGGTGCTCGATCAGCCGGAGATGGAGCGGTTGACGCGATCGTGTTTCAACTGCAAGCAGTGCGAGCTGGAATGCCCGGCGAACGTCAACGTGCCGCACCTGATGCTGGAAGCGAAGGCTCAACGGGTGGCCGCCCACGGGCTGTCGCGCATCGACTGGTTTCTGTCGCGGCTGCATACGTGGGGGAATTTCGGCTGCCGGGTCTCCCCGGCGATCAATCTGCTCCTGCAGACGCGACTGGGGCGCTGGCTGCTGGAGAAGTCGGTGCAGATCGCCCGCCAGCGCAAACTTCCGCGTTTTGCCCGCCGGCCGTTTTTGCAGACAGCCCGCAGGAAATGGCTGATGCCGCCGGCGTCGTTCGCAGCGCCGCGACCGGTGATCTATTTTGTCGACCACTACGCCAACTACCACGATCCGGATCTGGCGGAAGCCTTCTGCCGGATCGTGGAGCACCAGGGACTGCGGGTGCATGTGCCGCCGGGGCAGCGACCGTCGGGAATGGCGTTGATTTCCGCGGGAGACATCGAAGCGGCCCGACCGCTGGCGGAGCACAACATTAGGACGCTGGTGGAGTTTGCCCGCGAGGGTTGCCCGATCGTCTGCACGGAGCCGACGGCTGCGGTCTGCCTGCGGCAGGACTACCCGCGGATTCTCAACGACGGCGAAGCCGGCCTCGTGGCCGGGCAGGTGATCGAGGCGGGGGAGTTTCTGCGACAGATTGACCAACAGGGGAATCTGCGACGGAATTTCTCAGAGCTGTCGATGAATGCCGCGTACCACACGCCGTGCCATTTGAAGGCGCTGGGGGCGGGAGAGCCGCTCGCGGACTTGTGCGATCTGATTCCCGGTCTGGAGATTTCCCGGATCGAGCATGGGTGTTCGGGAATGGCAGGAGTGTTCGGGCTCTCGACGGCCAACCTTGCGGAGTCTCTGGCCATCGGTCA harbors:
- a CDS encoding FAD-binding oxidoreductase produces the protein METPELGICEDLAGLFRGEIRDDPLGRAIYASDASLYQVTPQAVCCPQDADDLAVLVKYAREERLPLFARGAGSGLAGESLGRGLIVDFSRHMHEVLSFGEQTVRVQPGVVLEGLNERLRPLGRYFPPDPSGSAVTTIGGMLGVDAAGSHSIRVGSTRDHVQSLEVVLASGVRFEAGVESVPGGLTELNEEFENRPEAVRGWLLSRLSHLLAANAEMIQERQPARQFRNRSGYFLRGVLSDGTINLPRLLVGSEGTLGLITAATLHTSPLPACRGVILLLYPSVDSAAEAVRHLVREEPSACDLLDRRILTLACEIDEQLARTVPPSTEAALIVEQTGGNEEDVLRRLERLVAAQQEIAAPGQLVWRAVGDREVERLWGIAHRVVPLLNRLRGETRPLPFVEDIAVPPESLQEFLHRAQRVLHRHQAVASLYAHAAAGQVHLRPFLANPTPASASKLEELARDLYEAALALGGSLSGEHGLGLARTAFLRSQYGPLYRVFEQIKRLFDPENLLNPGKVISDDPHLTVRHFRPAEEPQLPLHQVQLEWSPVELKEQAARCNGCGACRTQGPEGRMCPFFRTEPDEERSPRAKANVMRWLADGTLPATVLDQPEMERLTRSCFNCKQCELECPANVNVPHLMLEAKAQRVAAHGLSRIDWFLSRLHTWGNFGCRVSPAINLLLQTRLGRWLLEKSVQIARQRKLPRFARRPFLQTARRKWLMPPASFAAPRPVIYFVDHYANYHDPDLAEAFCRIVEHQGLRVHVPPGQRPSGMALISAGDIEAARPLAEHNIRTLVEFAREGCPIVCTEPTAAVCLRQDYPRILNDGEAGLVAGQVIEAGEFLRQIDQQGNLRRNFSELSMNAAYHTPCHLKALGAGEPLADLCDLIPGLEISRIEHGCSGMAGVFGLSTANLAESLAIGHDLIERMATDRFGVGMTECSACKMQMEQRTTRPTVHPLKLLALAYGLMPELKRALQPSNNRRVIS